One Torulaspora globosa chromosome 5, complete sequence DNA window includes the following coding sequences:
- the TFC6 gene encoding transcription factor TFIIIC subunit TFC6 (ancestral locus Anc_5.422): MIPVKRRRGRPRKNEMTKVDPSIAAAAIASAVDPAASKSRPARGPKKLESGDDYVQVNEEGDDEYIPAFEDLVVELDEPEIGNKARKSQGYKRTKTNGSRSNTPSSTLEEKGRVVRALKDLSSARDKIERIYGLNKQKLLNLAKVKEGFETCVFCFPPENLQSDSPYFVDLVPPCASADVYKALVGTNRTKCHHMGELEMAQMFQKRSKPLQVVIGEAEMSLGVDDKADFPVFQNDRRTGFLYNTGALITDIAWLKQEHEESQYLAVSLSQYMDRPSDEHLKMFETEGNVSCIEIYKLHPHTMVFTKLQTMIHTFGETWNLKWHEGCQNESSIGSLIFVCHDGSVKMLEVEHTQEFAVKLIDQPSLCIELPKVAITCYDFLSPTTIICGFKNGYVAEFDLSDPTTPSYYRKIHDSYVISIVVAYSEFENLLVSTVAVDGYFYVFDPKDIFTSKTTITRFRGTNIMPMAYIPQLYAIINSDGANSLKTVVPRAAFAIHSVCSLENSIVSIGTSRLHPLSLSGSSDGSVVIDNVARRLLTGIKNSAHTHTSLRLWKWEYSELEEKYRLNHAYETFKLSVNEVIALRIDPHGVNISCVKWCESTSSGQFYAFANNAGILTVEKLGT, encoded by the coding sequence ATGATACCTGTGAAGAGGCGTAGAGGCCGTCCAAGAAAGAATGAAATGACCAAGGTGGATCCTAGCATTGCCGCTGCTGCAATCGCTTCTGCCgttgatccagcagcttcgaaGAGCAGACCAGCAAGAGGGCccaagaagctggaaaGCGGTGATGATTATGTCCAAGTAAATGAGGAGGGCGACGATGAATATATACCGGCGTTTGAAGATCTAGTAGTCGAGTTAGATGAACCGGAAATTGGCAACAAAGCGAGGAAGAGCCAAGGATATAAGCGTACGAAGACGAATGGTTCACGGTCAAATACTCCGAGCTCgactcttgaagaaaaaggaCGTGTTGTTCgagctttgaaggatctgtCTTCTGCGAGAGATAAAATCGAACGAATTTACGGACTGAATAAGCAAAAACTTCTGAACTTGGCCAAGGTCAAGGAAGGATTCGAGACCTGCGTCTTCTGCTTCCCGCCTGAAAACCTGCAAAGCGATTCACCCTACTTTGTCGATCTGGTACCGCCCTGTGCTTCGGCAGACGTCTACAAAGCACTTGTTGGCACGAACAGAACGAAATGCCACCATATGGGCGAGTTGGAAATGGCCCAGATGTTCCAAAAGCGTTCCAAGCCGCTACAGGTTGTCATTGGAGAAGCAGAAATGTCGCTTGGCGTAGACGATAAGGCAGACTTCCCGGTTTTTCAAAACGACAGAAGGACGGGCTTTTTGTATAATACTGGGGCCCTTATAACTGATATTGCCTGGCTTAAACAGGAACATGAAGAATCGCAGTATCTCGCAGTATCCCTATCTCAGTATATGGACAGGCCGTCGGACGAACACTTGAAAATGTTCGAGACTGAAGGGAACGTCTCATGCATCGAAATTTACAAGCTTCATCCCCATACAATGGTTTTTACTAAATTGCAGACGATGATACACACATTCGGTGAAACCTGGAACTTGAAATGGCATGAAGGATGCCAAAATGAGTCGTCAATCGGCTCGTTAATATTTGTCTGTCACGACGGTTCAGTGAAAATGCTTGAAGTTGAACACACCCAAGAGTTCGCTGTCAAACTAATTGATCAACCATCATTGTGCATCGAGCTGCCGAAAGTTGCCATAACCTGCTACGATTTTCTTTCGCCCACAACAATAATATGCGGCTTCAAGAACGGATACGTGGCCGAGTTTGATCTTTCAGATCCAACTACTCCCTCGTACTATCGGAAAATACACGATTCCTATGTTATATCAATTGTAGTTGCATATTCCGAGTTCGAGAACCTTTTAGTCTCCACCGTGGCAGTTGATGGCTATTTCTATGTGTTTGACCCAAAGGACATCTTCACGAGTAAAACTACCATAACACGTTTCCGAGGCACCAACATCATGCCGATGGCCTATATCCCACAACTATATGCAATTATAAACAGCGATGGCGCCAATTCCCTGAAGACAGTGGTACCGCGCGCCGCCTTTGCGATTCACTCGGTCTGCTCGCTAGAAAACTCCATTGTATCAATAGGCACCTCTAGACTTCACCCGTTATCTCTATCTGGAAGCTCTGACGGTAGCGTCGTCATTGATAATGTTGCGAGGAGACTCTTGACTGGTATCAAGAACAGCGCCCACACTCATACTTCACTGAGACTTTGGAAATGGGAGTACAGCGAGTTAGAAGAAAAGTATAGGCTAAACCATGCATATGAAACATTCAAGTTGAGCGTGAACGAAGTCATTGCACTAC
- a CDS encoding putative cystathionine beta-lyase (ancestral locus Anc_5.423): MVDLATALIHADDKDNRVTDVAPPINVSTTFRYDENELIPWSERESFEFMDETPIYSRLSHPNSTRLESVFSEILEGNAVVYSSGVAAFFAAMVHYNPKRVFMGNSYHGCQSVVKILGRNYGVERYMLEDIEEHASKGDIVHIETPVNPYGTSVDIESFARRAHAKGALLLVDSTFAPPPLQYAWKFGADIILHSATKYFGGHSDLLSGVLVVKDPGVAAQLRNDRIYLGTNASNLESFLLLRSLRTYELRINKQSQSATQIAKYLHEHQKDFNGVLSAVYHSSLQTEQYVKTQLEGGYTPVLSITLSTKEQCKSFTKKLKFFHHATSLGGVESLVEWRAMTDPNVDQTLIRISVGCESAEDLINDLVNALHEVQDATT; the protein is encoded by the coding sequence ATGGTGGATCTAGCTACTGCGTTGATTCACGCGGATGACAAGGATAATAGGGTGACGGATGTTGCTCCTCCTATCAATGTTAGCACTACCTTTCGTTACGATGAGAACGAGTTGATTCCATGGAGTGAACGTGAGAGTTTCGAGTTTATGGACGAGACTCCGATCTATTCGAGGCTCTCCCACCCCAACAGCACGAGATTGGAGTCAGTATTCTCGGAGATCCTCGAGGGGAACGCCGTGGTATATTCCTCAGGAGTGGCTGCGTTCTTTGCTGCTATGGTTCACTACAATCCGAAGAGAGTGTTCATGGGCAACAGTTACCATGGTTGTCAGTCAGTTGTCAAGATACTGGGTAGAAACTATGGCGTCGAGAGGTACATGCTAGAGGATATCGAGGAGCACGCCTCGAAGGGCGACATTGTGCATATAGAGACGCCTGTGAATCCATACGGTACCTCCGTAGACATTGAGTCTTTCGCAAGGAGGGCTCACGCCAAAGGCGCTTTGCTTCTTGTCGACTCTACGTTTGCTCCTCCACCTCTTCAGTATGCTTGGAAATTCGGCGCTGATATCATATTGCACTCCGCAACCAAGTATTTTGGTGGCCATTCGGACTTGCTAAGCGGTGTTCTGGTGGTTAAAGATCCTGGGGTGGCCGCACAGCTCAGGAATGATAGGATTTACTTGGGTACGAACGCCTCGAATCTAGAAAGCTTTCTGCTCTTGAGGTCGCTTAGAACCTACGAGCTTAGAATTAACAAGCAATCGCAGAGCGCTACACAGATCGCAAAATACCTGCACGAGCATCAGAAGGACTTCAATGGTGTTCTCAGCGCTGTGTACCACTCATCCCTGCAGACAGAGCAGTACGTCAAGACGCAGCTGGAAGGTGGCTACACTCCGGTCCTATCGATTACTCTAAGCACCAAAGAACAGTGCAAGTCTTTCACcaagaagctcaaattTTTCCACCATGCCACGTCTCTGGGCGGTGTCGAGTCGCTTGTCGAATGGAGGGCTATGACCGATCCTAACGTCGACCAGACATTGATAAGAATCTCCGTTGGTTGCGAATCTGCAGAAGACCTCATCAACGATCTGGTGAATGCTCTACATGAGGTGCAGGACGCAACAACATGA
- the RPO31 gene encoding DNA-directed RNA polymerase III core subunit RPO31 (ancestral locus Anc_5.426): MKEVVSGTTPKKISGLEFSALSAADIVAQSEVEISTRDLFDLENGRAAKAGGALDPKMGVSSSSLECSTCHGNLASCHGHFGHIKLALPVFHVGYFKATIQILQGICKNCSAILLNDTDRRHFLSELRRPGVDNLRRMGILKKVLDQCKKQRRCLQCGALNGVVKKAAAGSGSASLKIIHDTFRWAGKKSAPEKDKWVGDWDEVLSHNPELERYVKRCMDDLNPLKTLNLFKQLRPDDCELLGIDSSVKSGRPETYIWRYLPAPPVCIRPSVMMQDSPASNEDDLTVKLTEIVWTSSLIKSGLEKGISINNMMEHWDYLQLSVAMYINSDSVNPAMMPGASSGGGKVKPIRGFCQRLKGKQGRFRGNLSGKRVDFSGRTVISPDPNLSIDEVAVPDRVAKVLTYPEKVTRYNRQKLRQLIINGPNVHPGANYLLKSDEDARRNLRYGDRVKLAKNLRVGDVVERHLEDGDVVLFNRQPSLHRLSILSHYAKIRPWRTFRLNECVCTPYNADFDGDEMNLHVPQTEEARAEAINLMGVKNNLLTPKSGEPIIAATQDFITGSYLISHKDSFFDRATLTQLLSMMSDANTQFDIPPPAIMKPYYLWTGKQVFSLLIRPNKLSSVVINLDAKNKVFIPPKNKSYPSEMSQNDGYVIIRGSEILSGVMDKSVLGDGKKHSVFYTILRDYGPQEAAHAMNRMAKLCARYLGNRGFSIGISDVTPADDLKRKKEDMVEYAYAKCDELIDSYNKGKLETQPGCNEEQTLEAKIGGLLSKVREEVGDVCIRELDNLNAPLIMATCGSKGSTLNVSQMVAVVGQQIISGNRVPDGFQDRSLPHFPKNSKTPQSKGFVRNSFFSGLTPPEFLFHAISGREGLVDTAVKTAETGYMSRRLMKSLEDLSCQYDNTVRTSSNGIVQFTYGGDGLDPMEMEGNAQPVNFVRSWNHAFNITFNNTDKGLLPYQIMSETDKILGPLQDRLIRYDNVGKVVPKEENALVEYIDQNDAERNFYLSLRKFMLSKAELLASVRKQRGMKELLDEPGEEFKSMDLDEHVPESTRYSVDQLCRITGRAVSEFLKIAILKYRRAKVEPGTAVGAIGAQSIGEPGTQMTLKTFHFAGVASMNVTLGVPRIKEIINASKVISTPIINAVLVNDNDERAARVVKGRIEKTLLSDVAFYIQDVYHDNLSFIQVRVDLSTIDKLQLELTIEDIAVAITRAPKLKIQASDVSILGKDKIAINVFPEGYKAKSISTSAKEPSENDVFFRMQHLRRALPDIVVKGLPDISRAVINVRDDSKRELLVEGYGLRDVMATDGVVGHKTVTNHVLEVMSVLGIEAARASIIGEIDYTMSNHGMSVDPRHIQLLGDVMTYKGEVLGITRFGLSKMRDSVLQLASFEKTTDHLFDAAFYMKKDAVEGVSECIILGQTMSIGTGAFKVIKATEIDDGDLKPKPTLFENLVQAVSVKAN; encoded by the coding sequence ATGAAAGAAGTTGTTTCTGGTACGACtccaaagaagatcagTGGGCTGGAGTTTAGCGCACTCAGCGCGGCCGATATTGTGGCTCAATCAGAGGTCGAGATCTCCACCCGTGATCTGTTCGACCTTGAGAATGGCCGTGCTGCCAAGGCCGGAGGTGCCTTGGACCCTAAGATGGGTGTCTCATCATCCAGTTTGGAGTGTAGCACCTGTCATGGAAATCTGGCGTCTTGTCACGGTCATTTTGGACATATAAAGCTTGCGTTGCCAGTTTTTCACGTGGGTTACTTCAAAGCAACCATTCAAATTCTGCAGGGGATCTGTAAGAATTGCTCGGCTATTTTACTGAATGATACTGATAGAAGGCATTTCCTTTCGGAGCTACGTCGCCCCGGCGTTGACAACCTCAGACGTATGGGcatattgaagaaagtgtTGGATCAATGTAAAAAACAGAGAAGATGTCTGCAATGTGGTGCGCTAAACGGTGTGGTGAAAAAGGCTGCAGCTGGGTCAGGTTCGGCATCACTCAAGATTATCCATGACACATTCCGTTGGGCGGGCAAGAAATCCGCACCAGAGAAGGATAAGTGGGTTGGTGACTGGGATGAAGTTTTGTCGCACAATCCAGAGCTTGAGCGTTACGTGAAGCGCTGCATGGATGATCTAAACCCGTTGAAAACTTTaaatcttttcaaacaGCTAAGGCCGGACGATTGCGAACTGCTCGGAATTGATTCGTCCGTTAAATCGGGCAGACCGGAAACATACATCTGGCGGTACTTACCGGCACCGCCTGTTTGTATCAGACCCTCTGTTATGATGCAAGATTCTCCTGCCTCCAATGAGGACGATCTAACTGTGAAACTCACAGAAATTGTTTGGACCTCTTCACTCATTAAAAGTGGACTGGAGAAAGGTATCTCAATCAATAACATGATGGAGCATTGGGATTATCTTCAGCTTTCGGTGGCCATGTACATTAATTCCGATTCTGTCAATCCAGCTATGATGCCTGGAGCTTCTAGTGGAGGTGGTAAAGTGAAGCCGATAAGGGGCTTCTGCCAACGTTTAAAAGGTAAACAAGGTAGATTTAGAGGTAATTTATCTGGTAAGCGTGTGGATTTTTCAGGAAGAACTGTCATTTCACCAGATCCTAACCTGTCCATTGATGAAGTCGCTGTTCCCGATCGTGTGGCGAAAGTACTGACGTATCCTGAGAAGGTGACGCGTTACAATAGGCAAAAACTGCGGCAATTGATCATTAATGGACCGAACGTCCACCCGGGTGCAAAttatcttttgaagagcgATGAAGACGCCAGAAGAAACTTACGGTACGGTGATCGTGTGAAGTTGGCCAAGAATTTGAGAGTTGGAGATGTGGTAGAAAGgcatcttgaagatggcGATGTTGTGCTGTTCAACCGTCAACCGTCATTACACAGATTATCTATCTTATCCCATTATGCGAAGATCCGCCCGTGGAGAACTTTCAGATTAAATGAATGTGTCTGTACACCATACAATGCCGATTTTGATGGTGACGAAATGAATTTACATGTCCCTCAGACTGAAGAGGCAAGGGCTGAGGCAATAAACCTGATGGGAGTCAAAAACAACCTCTTGACTCCAAAATCTGGTGAGCCCATTATCGCTGCAACACAAGATTTCATAACAGGTTCATATCTAATCTCGCATAAGGATTCGTTCTTCGATAGGGCAACCTTGACACAGTTACTTTCCATGATGTCTGACGCTAATACTCAATTTGATATTCCACCTCCTGCAATCATGAAGCCATATTACCTGTGGACTGGTAAACAAGTTTTCTCTTTGTTGATCAGACCAAACAAATTGTCATCGGTGGTTATCAACCTAGACGCAAAGAATAAAGTTTTCATTCCACCAAAAAACAAATCTTATCCAAGTGAAATGTCTCAGAATGATGGTTATGTGATTATCAGGGGGTCAGAAATTCTCAGCGGAGTCATGGATAAATCTGTCCTTGGTGATGGTAAGAAGCATTCGGTATTTTATACTATTTTGAGAGATTACGGGCCTCAAGAAGCAGCCCATGCAATGAATAGAATGGCTAAACTCTGTGCCAGGTATCTTGGTAATAGAGGGTTTTCGATTGGTATCAGCGATGTGACGCCAGCAGATGATCTGAAAAGAAAAAAGGAAGATATGGTTGAATACGCGTACGCAAAATGtgatgaattgattgattcTTACAACAAGGGTAAGCTAGAAACACAACCGGGCTGTAATGAGGAACAAACGTTAGAGGCAAAAATTGGTGGTCTACTTTCGAAGGttagagaagaagttggtGATGTGTGCATTCGAGAGCTTGATAATCTGAACGCTCCCTTGATCATGGCAACGTGTGGTTCCAAGGGTTCCACTTTGAATGTTTCCCAAATGGTGGCGGTCGTTGGTCAGCAAATTATATCTGGTAATCGTGTTCCCGATGGTTTCCAAGATCGTTCTTTACCTCATTTCCCAAAGAACTCAAAAACGCCTCAATCGAAGGGTTTCGTTAgaaattctttcttctcaggATTAACACCCCCAGAGTTTCTTTTCCACGCTATTTCTGGTCGTGAAGGGTTGGTTGATACTGCCGTGAAAACAGCAGAGACTGGTTATATGTCCCGTAGATTGATGAAATCTTTAGAGGATCTGTCTTGTCAATATGATAACACAGTCAGAACATCCTCCAACGGTATTGTTCAGTTCACATATGGTGGCGACGGTCTGGACCCCATGGAGATGGAAGGTAATGCACAACCTGTCAATTTTGTTAGATCATGGAATCATGCCTTTAATATCACCTTTAACAACACTGACAAAGGCTTGCTTCCTTATCAAATCATGTCGGAAACAGATAAAATATTAGGTCCTTTGCAGGATAGGCTCATTCGGTATGATAATGTCGGTAAAGTTGTCcccaaagaagaaaatgcaTTGGTTGAGTACATTGATCAGAATGATGCCGAAAGGAACTTCTATCTGTCTTTAAGGAAATTCATGCTCAGCAAAGCAGAGCTGTTAGCTTCCGTAAGAAAACAAAGAGGAATGAAAGAATTACTGGATGAACCTGgtgaagaattcaagagTATGGATTTGGACGAGCACGTTCCTGAATCTACCAGATATTCCGTCGATCAATTGTGCCGCATCACTGGCAGAGCCGTTAGCGAGTTTTTGAAAATCGCCATTCTAAAGTACCGTAGGGCTAAGGTGGAGCCTGGTACTGCTGTGGGTGCAATTGGTGCACAGTCAATTGGTGAGCCTGGTACTCAaatgactttgaagactttcCACTTCGCTGGTGTTGCTTCTATGAACGTCACGCTGGGGGTTCCTCGTATTAAGGAAATTATCAACGCATCTAAAGTCATATCCACTCCGATTATTAATGCTGTTCTTGTGAATGACAATGACGAGAGAGCTGCGAGAGTGGTTAAAGGTAGGATCGAAAAAACTTTACTTTCTGATGTCGCATTTTACATTCAAGATGTTTACCATGACAACCTTTCGTTCATACAGGTCAGAGTAGACTTGAGCACAATTGACAAGCTTCAACTTGAGTTAACGATCGAAGATATTGCCGTCGCAATCACACGGGCTCCGAAGCTGAAAATTCAGGCGTCAGACGTGAGTATTCTGGGGAAGGACAAAATTGCAATCAACGTCTTTCCCGAGGGTTATAAGGCGAAATCGATTTCGACTTCGGCAAAAGAACCTAGTGAAAATgatgtcttcttcagaatgCAACATTTGCGTCGTGCCCTTCCAGATATTGTGGTGAAAGGCTTGCCAGATATTTCAAGAGCCGTTATCAATGTACGGGATGACTCAAAGCGTGAATTGTTGGTTGAGGGTTATGGTCTGAGAGATGTTATGGCTACAGATGGTGTCGTAGGACATAAAACAGTTACAAACCACGTTTTGGAAGTCATGAGCGTTCTAGGTATCGAAGCCGCCAGAGCAAGTATCATCGGAGAAATTGATTATACAATGAGTAATCACGGTATGAGCGTCGATCCTCGTCATATTCAACTTTTGGGAGATGTGATGACTTATAAGGGTGAGGTTTTGGGTATCACTAGATTCGGTTTAAGCAAGATGCGAGACTCCGTCCTTCAGCTGGCATCTTTCGAAAAGACAACGGATCACTTATTCGACGCAGCGTTTTATATGAAAAAAGACGCCGTGGAGGGTGTCTCGGAATGTATCATCCTTGGTCAAACAATGTCGATTGGTACTGGCGCTTTCAAGGTTATAAAAGCCACTGAAATAGATGATGGCGACTTGAAACCAAAACCAACGCTATTCGAGAATTTGGTGCAAGCAGTGAGCGTCAAGGCTAATTGA
- the ESC2 gene encoding Esc2p (ancestral locus Anc_5.425) — protein MTNPQSNDFDYDDEFFMNEVTDDERDRSDSMVFIEADSIDKDSLTYKKEVASIPALSQRSTNEPHAEGSTSESDEDIIITSESMTVSGLANRGSSVSRRLRSETAKLASDNRSAPLLPATRSKRRKLTSNVRQPPPSNGKASSASSEKKKSARLGKSKDCENEEPQRLYNVKFLSRLDGSIGRIIEVKVLGDREFSSILESVLDGFVKECDGCEDLDKPHNADNVTLYWNNAKLLKFMTCDSLRIHRASEGEIVHIEITMVHREQEQEYEERLRSRLVGLGNGARSVLYDGTGLLANEVEDSKNQGMNKLIESSNTSSLKNLVSEDSEKESNSAAIKLALVGQDNKKLYVQVRPSTPFAKVADYYRSQKSLPATTQVKLMFDHEELDLNGTVVEQDMENGDMLEVLL, from the coding sequence ATGACAAATCCCCAGTCCAATGATTTTGACTACGACGATGAATTCTTCATGAACGAAGTGACAGACGATGAGCGAGACAGATCAGATAGTATGGTCTTTATTGAAGCCGATTCGATTGATAAGGACAGTTTGACCTATAAAAAGGAAGTTGCCTCCATCCCAGCCTTAAGCCAGCGATCCACGAACGAACCACACGCGGAAGGCTCCACTTCAGAAAGCGATGAGGACATTATAATTACAAGCGAATCAATGACCGTCTCAGGACTTGCAAACCGTGGATCCTCAGTCTCAAGACGACTTAGAAGCGAAACTGCTAAATTGGCTAGCGACAACCGATCGGCTCCACTACTGCCAGCAACCAGAAGTAAGCGTCGAAAGTTGACAAGCAATGTAAGACAGCCACCACCATCTAACGGAAAAGCATCCTCAGCTTCAtcggaaaagaagaagtctGCCAGGTTGGGGAAATCTAAAGATTGCGAGAACGAAGAACCGCAAAGACTTTACAACGTCAAATTTCTGTCACGGCTCGATGGCTCAATTGGAAGGATTATTGAAGTGAAAGTCTTGGGCGACCGTGAATTCAGCAGTATACTAGAGTCTGTTCTTGATGGATTCGTCAAAGAATGTGACGGTTGCGAGGACCTAGACAAGCCCCACAATGCTGACAATGTGACGTTGTACTGGAATAATgcaaagctcttgaaatttATGACCTGTGACTCTCTGCGGATTCATAGAGCATCTGAAGGAGAGATTGTTCATATTGAGATCACAATGGTACACCGGGAGCAGGAACAAGAGTACGAGGAGCGATTGAGATCAAGGCTCGTGGGGTTGGGAAATGGCGCTAGAAGCGTCTTGTATGATGGAACTGGTCTGCTAGCCAACGAAGTTGAAGACTCTAAAAACCAAGGAATGAATAAGTTGATAGAGAGTAGCAATACTTCATCGCTTAAGAACCTGGTGTCGGAGGATTCTGAAAAAGAGTCCAATTCGGCTGCAATAAAGCTTGCCCTAGTTGGGCAGGATAATAAGAAGCTTTATGTGCAGGTAAGGCCGTCAACGCCGTTCGCAAAGGTGGCAGACTACTACAGATCGCAAAAGTCGCTTCCCGCTACAACGCAGGTTAAGCTTATGTTCGACCACGAAGAGCTTGATCTGAATGGAACAGTCGTAGAGCAAGACATGGAGAATGGCGATATGCTCGAGGTTCTCTTGTGA
- the SEM1 gene encoding proteasome regulatory particle lid subunit SEM1 (ancestral locus Anc_5.427), protein MSGSGKAAQKSNGADAGAVEDLKKVHKQSLEEDDEFEDFPVDTWPIDESLRSATNGQTNLWQEDWDDVEVDDDFTKELRAELERNKEQQQQPQAQQR, encoded by the coding sequence ATGAGTGGGAGTGGTAAAGCAGCACAGAAGAGCAATGGAGCAGACGCAGGTGCGGTCGAAGACCTGAAAAAAGTGCATAAACAGAGTCTggaagaggacgatgaatttgaagatttcccAGTAGACACATGGCCCATTGATGAAAGTCTGAGAAGCGCAACAAACGGCCAAACGAACCTATGGCAGGAAGACTGGGATGATGTCGAGGTGGACGACGATTTCACAAAGGAGCTGAGGGCAGAGTTGGAGAGAAACaaagaacagcagcagcagcccCAAGCGCAACAACGTTGA
- the APE4 gene encoding aspartyl aminopeptidase (ancestral locus Anc_5.424), protein MLRIHLRRLSTMQSVPKNTTTNYPQEFVKFLNGSHSPYHAVESMKSVLLKHGFKELDERDGWNGKVEHKGKYFVTRNSSSIIAFSVGGKWKPGNPIAITGAHTDSPTLRIKPISKKTSEKYAQIGVECYGGGIWHSWFDSDLSIAGRVFVKDRSTGDTVSKLVDLNKPLLKIPTLAIHLDRDVNQKFEFNKETQLLPIAGLAKADQTPSESKDDATFSSLQSIVERHNEDLIKLIAEELGLPSESDIEDFELILYDHAASTLGGLNDEFVFSGRLDNLTSCFTSLHALVLAADTNIEEEHGIRLMASFDHEEIGSSSAQGADSNFLPNILERLTALKADGTDESDPLSRSWLLETSAKSFFLSSDVAHAVHPNYANKHESQHKPLIGAGPVIKINANQRYMTNSAGLVLVKKLADRAKVPLQLFVVANNSPCGSTIGPILASKTGIRTLDLGNPILSMHSIRETGGSADLELQIKLFKAFFEDYSSLESKIIV, encoded by the coding sequence ATGCTAAGAATACATCTCCGCAGACTGTCGACTATGCAATCTGTGCCAAAGAATACGACAACCAACTATCCTCAGGAGTTTGTGAAGTTCCTCAATGGGTCCCATTCACCTTACCATGCGGTCGAAAGCATGAAATCGGTGCTGCTGAAGCACGGATTCAAGGAATTGGATGAGCGTGACGGCTGGAACGGGAAGGTTGAACATAAGGGCAAGTACTTTGTCACTAGaaacagctcatcgatcatTGCGTTCTCTGTTGGCGGGAAGTGGAAGCCTGGGAACCCAATTGCGATTACAGGTGCTCATACGGACTCTCCTACGTTGAGGATTAAACCGATTTCTAAGAAGACAAGTGAGAAGTATGCGCAAATTGGCGTCGAATGCTACGGCGGTGGGATCTGGCATAGCTGGTTTGACTCAGATCTGTCCATTGCCGGAAGAGTCTTTGTGAAGGACAGATCGACCGGGGACACTGTATCGAAACTGGTCGATTTGAACAAGCCGTTGCTTAAGATCCCAACGCTGGCTATCCACTTAGACAGGGACGTGAACCAGAAATTTGAATTCAACAAGGAGACGCAGTTACTGCCAATTGCTGGTCTTGCTAAAGCAGACCAAACGCCTAGTGAGTCCAAGGACGATGCCactttttcatctttgcaatCCATCGTTGAGAGACACAACGAGGATCTGATCAAGCTAATTGCCGAAGAACTGGGTCTTCCATCCGAGTCAGATATCGAGGATTTCGAGTTGATCCTTTATGACCATGCAGCCTCGACCCTCGGAGGCCTGAATGACGAGTTTGTCTTCTCTGGAAGGCTAGATAACTTGACATCCTGCTTCACCTCTTTGCATGCCCTAGTCTTGGCAGCTGACACTAACATAGAGGAAGAGCATGGTATAAGATTAATGGCCAGTTTCGATCACGAGGAGATCGGTTCTTCGTCAGCCCAAGGCGCAGActcaaacttcttgccAAACATTTTAGAAAGATTGAccgctttgaaagctgacGGCACCGACGAATCTGATCCCTTATCGAGATCCTGGCTGCTGGAGACCTCGGCCAAATCATTTTTCCTATCGTCGGATGTTGCACACGCAGTGCATCCAAACTACGCCAACAAGCATGAATCCCAGCACAAGCCACTCATTGGTGCTGGTCCAGTCATCAAGATTAACGCAAATCAGCGTTATATGACCAACTCTGCAGGACTGGTTCTTGTGAAAAAGCTTGCCGATCGAGCAAAGGTTCcgcttcagctctttgTCGTCGCCAACAACTCACCATGTGGTTCTACTATCGGTCCAATTTtagcttcaaagacaggCATAAGGACTCTGGATCTGGGCAATCCCATTTTGAGTATGCACTCCATCAGGGAAACCGGAGGTTCCGCCGACCTGGAGCTCCAgatcaagcttttcaaagcGTTTTTCGAGGACTACAGTTCCTTGGAGTCTAAGATTATCGTTTAA